A single Aspergillus puulaauensis MK2 DNA, chromosome 7, nearly complete sequence DNA region contains:
- a CDS encoding cysteine--tRNA ligase (BUSCO:EOG092611G7;~COG:J;~EggNog:ENOG410PGE0;~InterPro:IPR014729,IPR009080,IPR032678,IPR024909, IPR015803;~PFAM:PF01406;~go_function: GO:0000166 - nucleotide binding [Evidence IEA];~go_function: GO:0004812 - aminoacyl-tRNA ligase activity [Evidence IEA];~go_function: GO:0004817 - cysteine-tRNA ligase activity [Evidence IEA];~go_function: GO:0005524 - ATP binding [Evidence IEA];~go_process: GO:0006418 - tRNA aminoacylation for protein translation [Evidence IEA];~go_process: GO:0006423 - cysteinyl-tRNA aminoacylation [Evidence IEA]), translating to MPLSPFRHLRLLSTLRSPRPVLSSSQVLFFTRFMATAREQPAWRQPTAHPEAQSRLPSLKVYNSLTKSKTPFIPIDPQGKKVAWYACGPTVYDDAHLGHARNYVSTDIIRRIMRDYFKFDVHFVMNITDVDDKIILRARQQHLFTRFVTNHPTIDDKVLDVVKKAYTAYLKKNLPLLSPDLPPSQYPKEVEKAYATILNGGPLPGNEKAGDDEAKVKMHIKTVLSAANVYAEAEKLDKSAQGTFPERFYTDAQDLLLPYLDAQEGSSIDADDHGIFTKLTRKYEDRFMRDMDDLNVLRPDELTRVTEYGQEIADFVEKIVENKFGYVSADGSVYFDINAFEEAGFPYARLEPWSRSDNKLLAEGEGALINKATEKRSQSDFALWKSSKPGELSWSSPWGRGRPGWHIECSAMASARLGKQMDIHSGGIDLAFPHHDNELAQSEAYWHSHDDQWVNYFLHMGHLSIQGSKMSKSLKNFTTIREALERREWTPRSLRIVFLLGGWKDGVEITDDLVNAGNSWEDKLNNFFIRVKDPAGLQGNSSSSDSTLVDALEAAKTAANEQLSDSFNTPGLMGTISELITKYNSADKSTLNPKDVEASARWVTFMVNMLGLNGDTPVDTQEIGWSGIDVPEEAKPFLYPLSTMRDSLRQAARAKTLNAEEVSKIVERGAVSGATTDATQPYATVVSDFRNKLSSLDESIDIGKEVLALCDRVRDVDLFDLGVYLEDRENLPAIVRPISRDLIQAREEKAAQALQKQREKEAKEKEALKKLEKGKLSHLEMFRTNEYSAWDEEGIPTRDAAGEEVAKSRTKKLRKDWERQKKLHETWLASQQGSK from the exons ATGcccctctctcccttccggcatcttcgccttctctcAACCCTTCGATCTCCGCGGCCGGTCCTTTCTTCATCTCAAGTATTGTTTTTTACTAGATTCATGGCTACCGCGCGTGAGCAGCCAGCATGGCGCCAGCCGACTGCTCATCCTGAGGCGCAATCGCGTCTCCCGTCCTTGAAGGTATACAATTCGCTTACCAAGTCGAAGACACCGTTTATCCCAATCGACCCTCAAGGGAAGAAGGTGGCCTGGTATGCTTGCGGACCGACAGTATACGACGATGCGCATCTTGGTCACGCCAGAAACTATGTCAGCACCGATATTATTCGACGTATCATGCGGGACTACTTCAAGTTCGACGTACACTTTGTTATGAACATTACCGACGTCGATGATAAG ATTATCCTTCGAGCTCGCCAGCAGCACTTGTTCACGAGATTCGTCACAAACCATCCTACAATCGACGACAAGGTTCTCGACGTCGTTAAGAAGGCATACACCGCTTACCTGAAGAAAAACCTGCCGCTACTGAGCCCCGATCTTCCCCCGTCGCAGTATCCGAaggaggtggaaaaggctTATGCGACTATATTGAACGGAGGGCCTTTGCCGGGTAACGAGAAAGCTGGTGACGATGAAGCCAAGGTTAAGATGCATATCAAGACTGTGTTGTCAGCGGCGAACGTTTAcgcggaggcggagaagctggacaAGTCCGCACAAGGAACTTTCCCAGAGCGGTTCTACACTGATGCGCAAGACCTTTTGCTCCCATACCTAGACGCACAGGAGGGATCCTCTATAGATGCGGACGATCATGGGATCTTTACGAAGTTGACACGAAAGTACGAAGACCGGTTTATGAGAGATATGGATGACCTGAATGTACTCCGCCCGGACGAGCTGACTAGGGTAACTGAATATGGGCAAGAGATTGCCGACTTTGTGGAAAAAATCGTGGAAAACAAGTTTGGCTACGTCTCTGCGGATGGCTCTGTGTATTTTGACATCAATGCCTTCGAAGAAGCGGGCTTCCCATATGCACGCCTTGAGCCTTGGAGCCGCTCTGATAACAAATTGCTcgccgagggagagggtGCATTGATAAACAAAGCTACCGAGAAGCGCTCCCAATCTGACTTTGCGCTTTGGAAGTCCTCCAAGCCTGGTGAGCTGAGTTGGTCAAGCCCTTGGGGCCGAGGCCGGCCTGGATGGCATATCGAATGTTCGGCGATGGCATCCGCCCGCCTCGGCAAGCAAATGGACATCCACTCCGGTGGTATCGATCTTGCCTTCCCCCACCACGACAACGAATTGGCGCAGAGTGAGGCTTACTGGCACTCGCATGACGATCAGTGGGTCAACTACTTCCTACACATGGGGCACTTGTCCATCCAAGGGTCTAAAATGTCGAAGTCTTTGAAGAACTTCACAACAATTCGTGAAGCTTTGGAAAGGAGGGAATGGACGCCGCGTAGTTTGAGAATTGTATTCCTGCTTGGTGGTTGGAAAGATGGCGTGGAAATCACCGATGACCTTGTCAACGCCGGTAACTCGTGGGAAGACAAATTGAACAACTTCTTTATCAGGGTTAAAGACCCCGCTGGACTCCAGGGGAACTCCTCAAGTTCTGATTCCACACTTGTCGACGCATTGGAGGCAGCTAAGACCGCTGCGAACGAGCAACTCAGCGATTCCTTCAACACCCCGGGGCTGATGGGCACTATCTCGGAGTTGATCACCAAATACAACAGTGCGGATAAATCTACGCTGAACCCGAAGGACGTCGAAGCAAGCGCTCGATGGGTAACCTTCATGGTTAACATGCTTGGACTTAACGGCGACACCCCCGTCGACACTCAAGAGATTGGTTGGAGTGGTATTGACGTCCCCGAAGAGGCCAAACCGTTCCTCTACCCCCTTTCTACCATGCGTGATTCCCTACGACAAGCCGCACGGGCTAAGACACTCAACGCGGAAGAGGTCTCAAAAATTGTAGAACGAGGTGCCGTGTCAGGCGCCACAACAGACGCTACCCAGCCTTACGCTACCGTTGTGTCTGATTTCCGCAATAAGCTGTCTTCCCTGGACGAATCCATAGACATCGGAAAGGAAGTCCTCGCACTCTGCGACCGCGTTCGCGACGTTGATTTGTTCGATCTAGGCGTCTATCTTGAAGATCGCGAGAACTTACCCGCCATTGTCCGCCCTATAAGCCGCGACCTCATCCAAGCGCGTGAGGAGAAAGCCGCGCAGGCGCTGCAGAAGCAACgtgagaaggaggcgaaggaaaaggaggcGCTAAAGAAGCTTGAGAAGGGCAAGCTCAGCCACTTGGAAATGTTCCGGACGAACGAGTACAGTGCGTGGGACGAGGAAGGGATCCCTACTCGCGATGCTGCAGGAGAGGAGGTCGCAAAGAGCCGGACCAAGAAGCTCCGCAAGGACTGGGAGCGACAGAAGAAGCTTCATGAGACGTGGTTGGCGAGCCAGCAGGGTAGCAAATGA
- a CDS encoding NAD(P)H-dependent flavin oxidoreductase (COG:S;~EggNog:ENOG410PHSS;~InterPro:IPR004136,IPR013785;~PFAM:PF03060;~go_function: GO:0003824 - catalytic activity [Evidence IEA];~go_function: GO:0018580 - nitronate monooxygenase activity [Evidence IEA];~go_process: GO:0055114 - oxidation-reduction process [Evidence IEA]): MGFDTALTRALGIRVPVVQGGMQWVGYAELAAAVSNAGGLGILTALTQPTPEDLRKEIRRCRGMTKNPFGVNLTLLPALVPPDYGAYAQVIIDEGIKIVETAGNNPGPVIRQLKAAGVTILHKCTTIRHAKSAVKLGVDFLSIDGFECAGHVGEHDITNVILLNRARQDLGGVPFIASGGFADGYGLAAALALGAEGINMGTRFMSTVEAPIHQKVKEAIVNAEETDTALVLRRWKNTSRLFSNEVTKQALKIEKESTSGEFSDVAPYVSGKRGREVFLNGDINFGVWTAGQVIGVIHDIPTCGELLTRIEKEAAETLTRSQSLYKATPQSKL, from the exons ATGGGCTTCGACACTGCTTTGACCAGGGCGCTGGGCATCCGAG TCCCTGTTGTCCAGGGTGGTATGCAATGGGTCGGATACGCTGAgctcgccgccgccgtcagCAACGCTGGTGGCCTTGGAATC CTCACTGCCCTCACCCAACCAACCCCCGAAGACCTGCGCAAGGAAATTCGCCGATGCCGCGGCATGACCAAGAACCCGTTCGGTGTGAACTTGACGCTCCTCCCGGCCCTCGTGCCTCCTGACTATGGCGCCTACGCCCAGGTGATCATTGACGAGGGCATCAAGATCGTTGAGACCGCAGGAAACAACCCGGGCCCTGTCATCAGGCAGCTCAAGGCCGCAGGCGTCACCATCCTCCACAAGTGCACCACCATCCGACACGCCAAGTCAGCTGTCAAGCTGGGCGTTGACTTCCTTTCGATCGATGGCTTCGAGTGCGCGGGCCACGTTGGCGAGCACGATATCACAAACGTCATCCTCCTGAACCGCGCGCGTCAGGATCTAGGCGGTGTGCCATTTATCGCGTCCGGTGGATTCGCCGATGGGTACGGGCTggctgcggcgctggcgtTGGGCGCCGAGGGTATCAACATGGGAACGCGGTTTATGAGTACGGTTGAGGCCCCGATTCACCAAAAGGTGAAGGAGGCCATCGTGAATGCGGAAGAGACGGATACGGCTCTTGTGTTGAGACGGTGGAAGAACACCTCGCGGTTGTTCTCCAACGAGGTGACGAAGCAGGCGCTcaagatcgagaaggagagcaCGTCTGGCGAGTTTTCTGATGTTGCGCCGTATGTTAGTGGGAAGCGTGGGAGGGAAGTCTTCCTGAATGGTGATATTAACTTTGGT GTGTGGACGGCTGGTCAGGTCATTGGTGTTATCCATGATATCCCTACCTGCGGAGAACTACTGACTCGcattgagaaggaggcagcAGAGACGCTGACCAGATCACAGTCGTTGTACAAGGCAACGCCGCAAAGCAAGCTCTAG
- a CDS encoding hydrophobin family protein (COG:O;~EggNog:ENOG410PZ95;~InterPro:IPR001338;~PFAM:PF01185;~SECRETED:SignalP(1-18);~go_component: GO:0009277 - fungal-type cell wall [Evidence IEA];~go_function: GO:0005199 - structural constituent of cell wall [Evidence IEA]), protein MKFSIATAVAAFAASVVAAPPGQASGNGVGNAGNSNVRFPVSQDTTVEQASTKCGDQAQLSCCNEVTYAGDTTTEQQGVLAGALSGLLGQGSGAEGLGLFKGCSKLDIAAVIGVQDLINKNCQQNIACCQNSPSEANGDLIGLGLPCVALGSLL, encoded by the exons ATGAAGTTCTCCATCGCTACTGCCGTTGCTGCTTTCGCCGCCTCCGTCGTGGCTGCTCCCCCTGGCCAGGCCTCTGGCAACGGTGTCGGAAACGCTGGTAACAGCAACGTCCGCTTCCCCGTTAGCCAGGACACCACTGTCGAGCAGGCCTCCACCAAGTGTGGTGACCAGGCTCAGCTCTCTTGCTGTAACGAGGTTACCTACGCTGGTGACACCACCACCGAGCAGCAGGGTGTTCTCGCTGGTGCCCTCAgcggcctcctcggccaGGGCTCCGGTGCTGAGGGTCTCGGTCTCTTCAAGGGCTGCTCCAAGCTCGACATTGCCG CTGTTATTGGTGTCCAGGacctcatcaacaagaacTGCCAGCAGAACATTGCCTGCTGCCAGAACTCTCCTTCCGAGGCC AACGGCGACCTTATCGGTCTCGGCCTTCCTTGCGTTGCTCTTGGTTCCCTTCTCTAA